Proteins from a genomic interval of Macaca thibetana thibetana isolate TM-01 chromosome 17, ASM2454274v1, whole genome shotgun sequence:
- the LPAR6 gene encoding lysophosphatidic acid receptor 6: MVSVNSSHCFYNDSFKYTLYGCMFSTVFVLGLISNCVAIYIFICVLKVRNETTTYMINLAMSDLLFVFTLPFRIFYFTTQNWPFGDLLCKISVMLFYTNMYGSILFLTCISVDRFLAIVYPFKSKTLRTKRNAKIVCIGVWLTVIGGSAPAVLVQSTHSQGNNASEACFENFPEATWKTYLSRIVIFIEIVGFFIPLILNVTCSSMVLKTLNKPVTLSRSKINKTKVLKMIFVHLIIFCFCFVPYNINLILYSLVRTQTFVNCSVVAAVRTMYPITLCIAVSNCCFDPVVYYFTSDTIQNSIKMKNWSTRRSDFRFSEVHGTENFIQHNLQTLKRKIFDNESAA; the protein is encoded by the coding sequence ATGGTAAGCGTTAACAGCTCCCACTGCTTCTATAATGACTCCTTTAAGTACACTTTGTATGGGTGCATGTTCAGCACGGTGTTTGTGCTTGGGTTAATATCCAATTGTGTTGCCATATACATTTTCATCTGCGTCCTCAAAGTCCGAAATGAAACTACAACTTACATGATTAACTTGGCAATGTCAgacttgctttttgtttttactttaccCTTCAGGATTTTTTACTTTACAACACAAAATTGGCCATTTGGAGATTTACTTTGTAAGATTTCTGTGATGCTGTTTTACACCAACATGTACGGAAGCATTCTGTTCTTAACTTGTATTAGTGTAGATCGATTTCTGGCAATTGTCTACCCATTTAAGTCAAAGACTCTAAGaaccaaaagaaatgcaaagattGTTTGCATTGGTGTGTGGTTAACTGTGATCGGAGGAAGTGCACCGGCGGTTTTGGTTCAGTCTACCCACTCTCAGGGTAACAATGCCTCAGAAGCCTGCTTTGAAAATTTCCCAGAAGCCACATGGAAAACATATCTCTCAAGGATTGTAATTTTCATTGAAATAGTGGGATTTTTTATTCCTctaattttaaatgtaacttGTTCTAGTATGGTgctaaaaactttaaataaacctGTTACATTAAGtagaagcaaaataaacaaaactaaggttttaaaaatgatttttgtacatttgatcatattctgtttctgttttgttccttACAATATcaatcttattttatattctcttgtGAGAACACAAACATTTGTTAATTGCTCAGTAGTGGCAGCAGTAAGGACAATGTACCCAATCACTCTCTGTATTGCTGTTTCAAACTGTTGTTTTGACCCTGTGGTTTACTACTTTACATCGGACACAATTCagaattcaataaaaatgaaaaactggtcTACCAGGAGAAGTGACTTCAGATTCTCTGAAGTTCATGGTACAGAGAATTTTATTCAGCATAACCTACAGACCTTAAAACGTAAGATATTTGACAATGAATCTGCTGCCTGA